The genomic segment ACCTCTACTCAGGCGCCCGCTTCCACCAAGGCCTCGAGCGGAGGCTCCAGCAGCTCCGGAGGCAAGGGCCTGACCGCCGAGTTTCCCAGCGGCACCATTCCTTGCTCCCAGTTCCCCTCCGACTACGGCGCCGTTGCCGTCGGCTATCTCGGCACCAACGGCTGGACTGGCATCCAGAGAACCCCCAACTACAGCGTCGGTGACGCCGCTATCTCATTCATCGAGACTGCCGTTGCCTCTGACGGCGGCTGCTCCAAGAACTCCTTCTGTTCCTACTCTTGCCCCGTTGGCTACCAGAAGACCCAATGGCCCACCGCTCAGGGCTCGACCAAGCAGTCTATTGGTGGACTTTACTGCAACGCCGATGGCTACCTCGAGCTGTCCCGCCCTACCAAGAAGACCCTCTGCGAACAGGGAGCCGGCGGCGTTTTCATTCAGAACGACCTCGACGACATCTCCTGCGTCTGCCGTACCGACTACCCCGGTACCGAGTCCATGGTCATCGCCACTGTTCCCCAGCCTGGCCAGCAATTGGCTCTCACCAACCCCGCCTCCGCCGACTACTACGTCTGGAACGACAGCCCTACCACCGCCCAGTACTACGTCAACAAGCTCGGCTACGGTGTCGAGGATGCCTGCGTCTGGAAGAGCTCCAAGGACCCTCTTGGAGCTGGTAAC from the Colletotrichum lupini chromosome 3, complete sequence genome contains:
- a CDS encoding beta-glucosidase — its product is MRSIINLAIAASLAAGVVAQPHNHRHRHVKRDTALDQRDVVVVYESGPTVVAYELGGKPISEEEAKKGIADGLFVVVGETTPSSTPLPSASTSKAPVASTSKDAQFFEAKVAKSSTSSTPTPTPTPTPTPTPTPTPSSTSTQAPASTKASSGGSSSSGGKGLTAEFPSGTIPCSQFPSDYGAVAVGYLGTNGWTGIQRTPNYSVGDAAISFIETAVASDGGCSKNSFCSYSCPVGYQKTQWPTAQGSTKQSIGGLYCNADGYLELSRPTKKTLCEQGAGGVFIQNDLDDISCVCRTDYPGTESMVIATVPQPGQQLALTNPASADYYVWNDSPTTAQYYVNKLGYGVEDACVWKSSKDPLGAGNWAPVNIGVGKSTDGNTYISIFNNAPTSTAQLDFNIEITGANSKCALVGGSYTGGGTGCTTAISGSAKAIIRFYK